From Pungitius pungitius chromosome 9, fPunPun2.1, whole genome shotgun sequence, one genomic window encodes:
- the LOC134132725 gene encoding uncharacterized protein LOC134132725 isoform X3, whose amino-acid sequence MLSFLGLTGFSRQFIPRYSNLTQILRAKVNEKGMRNLTAKLEWDQEAEEAFITLKTELAQAADLAVPDYSAPFYLDVSETTGVVNGVLFQKKGEGKRKVLLYISAMMDNMEKRHHECTQHAAGVAKLLMKTAHIVMGHPLHVLTTHSIVAYVNSQTFTMTSLRQRRLSKLLEAPNLTFTHEGINMADHMREGKPHQCEYKVELEAKARTDLKSTPLTHFDWQLFTDGSCFRHPQHGLQSGYAVVRSNGAGTEVLEAGRIQGQQSAQRAEVLALIRALQLAEGKAVNIYTDSAYAVGAAHVELGQWLRAGFLTAGGKPIKHEPEMKDLAAALALPSTVAIIKCKGHEQSNSTVAKGNQAADQAAKQAAGYQMGLQMVSAEEEGQLGPQLNEEQIAEAQKGASPQEKTVWKQRGATEAGGLWRSPDGRPVLPPEIRNRCLQEAHGMAHVGHKQMNRNLCHWWHPFLADMTREYVKTCKICITFNPKPTVKPEMGVFPLTLVPGREIVIDYTDMITRCEGKRYLLVCVDALTGWPEAWPTKKEDSKSVIKCLINHYIPRHGFPEKVRSDNGTHFKNHDLQEVERMLGLKHAFGTVYHPQSQGKVERMNQNLKQKLAKICAQTNLTWVQALPLALMAIRSSVNQGTGFTPYELTTGRQFPGPSAGLKLQPDPETPTGEYASHYNELRALVSDFAVQVRDRTGGQNTPDPHTTAWVLLRVIKRKWSEPRWTGPYQVEERTSHAVRLRGKGDTWYHWSQCAPADEPGRTLQDILTTQQKETELGTG is encoded by the coding sequence atgctttccttcctaggactcacggggttcagcagacaattcattccgcgttattcaaatctcactcagattctacgtgcaaaggtaaacgagaaggggatgaggaacCTCACTGCTAAACTCGAATGGGaccaagaggcggaggaggcatttattacactaaaaacagagctggcgcaggccgcagaccttgcagttccagattacagcgcgccgttttacctggacgtttctgaaacaacaggggtagtaaatggggttttgtttcagaaaaagggggagggtaaaaggaaggtgcttctgtatatcagtgccatgatggacaacatggaaaaacgacaccatgaatgcacacaacacgcagcaggggttgcaaagctattaatgaaaacagcacacatagtcatgggccacccactacacgtgctaacaacacacagcatagtagcttatgtaaactcacaaactttcacgatgacgtcactaagacaaagaaggctgagcaagctgttagaagctccaaacctcaccttcacacatgaaggcatcaacatggctgatcacatgagagaggggaaaccacaccaatgtgagtacaaggtggagctggaagcaaaagcacgaaccgacttaaaaagcacaccactgacacactttgattggcaattgttcactgatggcagctgcttcagacatccacaacatgggttgcagtccggatacgcggtagtcagaagtaatggggcaggaacagaggttctggaagcgggaagaattcagggtcaacagtcagcacagagagcggaggtactcgcgctgataagagcgctacagctggcagaagggaaggcagtaaacatctatactgactcggcttatgcggtaggagcagctcacgtggagctggggcagtggttaagagcaggttttctgacggctggaggaaaaccgattaaacacgaaccagaaatgaaagacttggcggcagccttggctctaccaagcacagtggccattataaagtgtaaaggacacgagcagtccaacagcacggtggcaaagggaaaccaggcagcagatcaagctgcaaaacaggctgcaggttaccaaatggggctccaaatggtaagtgcagaagaagagggacagttggggccacaacttaatgaggagcaaattgcagaagcccaaaagggggcgtctccacaggagaaaacggtgtggaaacaaagaggggctacggaggctggaggcctctggaggtccccggacggtcgtccagtgctaccacctgaaatcagaaacaggtgtttgcaggaggcacacgggatggcacatgtgggacacaaacagatgaataggaatctttgtcactggtggcatccgtttttggcagacatgacacgtgaatatgttaagacctgtaaaatatgcatcacgtttaacccaaaaccgacggtgaagccggagatgggggtgtttccgttgacattggtcccgggacgggaaatagtcatcgactacactgacatgatcacccgatgcgaaggtaaaaggtatctcctggtatgcgtggacgccttgaccggctggccagaggcgtggcccacaaaaaaagaggacagtaaatccgttatcaaatgtttgataaaccattacataccaagacatgggttccctgagaaagtcaggtctgacaacggcacacacttcaaaaatcatgacctacaagaagtggagagaatgttgggtctgaaacatgcttttggtacagtatatcacccccaatcccaagggaaagtagaacgcatgaaccaaaacttaaaacaaaaattggctaaaatctgtgcacagacaaatttaacctgggttcaagccctcccacttgcattaatggccatcagaagctcagtcaatcagggtacaggtttcaccccatacgagctgaccactggaagacagtttcccggaccaagcgcaggcttgaagctccagcctgacccggagacaccgacaggtgagtatgcaagtcattataacgaactacgagctctcgtttcagattttgCAGTCCAGGTGCGAGACAGAACCGGAGGGCAGAACACCCCTGAtccccacacaacagcctgggtcctcctgagggtcattaagaggaagtggtcggagccacggtggacaggaccataccaggtggaggagagaacctcacacgctgtgaggctgagagggaaaggggacacctggtaccactggagccagtgcgcccccgcggacgaaccgggtcgcactcttcaggacatcctgacaacgcagcagaaagagacggaactgggcactggatag